The Aureimonas mangrovi genome includes a region encoding these proteins:
- a CDS encoding DUF4153 domain-containing protein — MMGLAGPFRRSAAVLRGLGTGAFLATMRFPLAAVLILLFSVLANLEVARLDVGLDLTRLLSAIAVAGAASVAARAGLEPLLTARPFALAALPVMVGLSLALLVWFGRPLLLFAPALICASILCVPLAPFLRHGSSGAFWWHSLWTIVGVTLAFFSILLFVAGFFAILEMVRFLFDVGLSNRAYEHILVTSFTLVGPLFALGRVPARDTSPEAGPLGEEKLVTVVRPLFDWVAAPLALVTALVLHLYAGRILLTGEVPAGEIGWIVSFFSLLVLGVRIAIDPFLERGALPARLFGRLWAAMLVVPLALLAYALWLRIGGEGVTAPRYFLALTGSGVAGAVILQAFGPTRGDIRWIYAVAPLLLALSVAGPWSVGNIVGRSQIALIESRFVEGGRLRLEGLERREPLELRSRISALGDVGQLSRLEPFIPPERAEALAAATRSGEAGTRAVLAALGLSFSAPGVAETRGISTFGARPLPLAGYDLAVTGLYAHPLDTTGNRAVDAQELAAWLDGQGLVVRFRAIDDRFDLAQTIAALPEDLFGTDPVDAPVLDLVSRGGRSARLRVESLTLDRTDAPIGLGFTILLRASQWPSGGSGG, encoded by the coding sequence ATGATGGGGCTCGCGGGCCCATTTCGCAGGAGCGCGGCAGTCCTGCGTGGTCTGGGCACCGGCGCGTTTCTGGCAACGATGCGCTTCCCGCTCGCCGCCGTCCTGATCCTGCTTTTCTCCGTCCTGGCCAACCTCGAGGTCGCACGTCTCGACGTCGGGCTTGACCTGACGCGGCTCCTGTCCGCCATCGCGGTTGCGGGCGCGGCTTCCGTCGCCGCACGCGCGGGCCTGGAGCCCCTGCTCACAGCGCGGCCGTTCGCTCTGGCTGCATTGCCCGTTATGGTGGGCCTCTCGCTGGCGCTGTTGGTCTGGTTCGGGCGCCCGCTTCTCCTCTTCGCGCCGGCCCTCATCTGCGCCTCGATCCTGTGCGTGCCGCTTGCCCCCTTCCTGCGACATGGGTCGTCGGGTGCCTTCTGGTGGCACAGCCTGTGGACGATCGTTGGCGTCACGCTCGCCTTCTTCTCAATTCTGCTCTTTGTCGCCGGCTTTTTCGCCATCCTGGAGATGGTCCGTTTCCTCTTCGACGTCGGCCTCTCGAACCGCGCCTACGAGCATATCCTCGTCACGTCGTTCACGCTGGTCGGTCCGCTCTTCGCGCTCGGCCGTGTGCCGGCGCGCGACACCAGCCCGGAAGCCGGACCGCTTGGCGAGGAGAAGCTTGTTACGGTGGTGCGTCCCCTCTTCGACTGGGTGGCCGCGCCGCTTGCGCTCGTCACGGCGCTCGTCCTGCATCTGTATGCCGGGCGTATCCTGCTGACGGGAGAAGTGCCGGCAGGCGAGATCGGCTGGATCGTCAGCTTCTTCTCGCTTCTCGTTCTCGGCGTTCGAATCGCGATCGACCCGTTCCTGGAGCGCGGTGCGCTGCCCGCACGGCTCTTCGGGCGCCTCTGGGCGGCGATGCTCGTGGTACCGCTGGCGCTTCTTGCCTATGCGCTCTGGCTGCGGATTGGCGGGGAGGGCGTCACGGCGCCCCGTTACTTCCTGGCGCTCACGGGGAGCGGCGTCGCGGGCGCGGTTATTCTTCAAGCGTTCGGGCCAACGCGGGGCGACATTCGCTGGATCTATGCGGTCGCGCCCCTGCTTCTAGCTCTGTCGGTCGCTGGGCCGTGGAGCGTCGGTAATATCGTCGGTCGCAGCCAGATCGCGCTGATCGAATCGCGCTTCGTGGAGGGTGGGCGCCTGCGCCTTGAGGGTCTGGAGCGTCGCGAGCCGCTGGAACTGCGCTCGCGGATCTCGGCGCTGGGCGATGTCGGACAGTTGTCTCGGCTGGAGCCGTTCATACCGCCCGAGCGCGCGGAGGCGCTGGCGGCCGCAACGCGATCGGGCGAGGCGGGCACGCGAGCGGTTCTGGCCGCGCTCGGCCTGTCGTTCTCGGCGCCCGGCGTGGCCGAAACGCGCGGCATTTCGACCTTCGGCGCAAGACCATTGCCGCTCGCGGGTTACGACCTCGCTGTCACCGGCCTCTACGCGCATCCGCTGGACACGACCGGCAATCGTGCCGTGGACGCGCAGGAACTGGCGGCCTGGCTCGATGGCCAAGGGCTCGTCGTGCGGTTCCGTGCGATCGATGATCGTTTCGATCTGGCGCAGACCATTGCCGCCTTGCCCGAAGATCTCTTCGGCACCGATCCGGTCGATGCGCCTGTGTTGGATCTCGTCTCGCGTGGCGGGCGGTCGGCGCGCCTGCGCGTCGAATCGCTGACGCTCGACCGGACCGACGCCCCGATCGGCCTCGGCTTCACAATCCTCCTGCGCGCGTCGCAGTGGCCGTCAGGCGGCAGCGGCGGCTGA
- a CDS encoding phytoene/squalene synthase family protein codes for MSGSSEAKLDAAFAHCLEELRRADPDRAVALAFAPADAQGPLAALYAFDRETASVRDHVNQALPGEIRLQWWRDRLASDAVDPLAAGEGSPVAGAFMATMRRFDLPVAIAERLIDARIFDLYDDTMPDRTALEAYAGETASTILMLAAMILDRNAAQRCADIAGHAGVALTIATVLERGVTRPERAQAFVPDEIFEAAGVTRAQWAAEPSQDSPVTQALMALATEHHAKARRLWPALPRSVRPAFLPVTLVPARLQAAAGAIGSRPASPPRGVGPFRRSFLYWRALRARQTTA; via the coding sequence GTGAGCGGGTCGTCCGAAGCAAAGCTCGACGCGGCCTTCGCACATTGCCTCGAAGAGCTGCGAAGGGCGGATCCTGATCGCGCCGTCGCCCTGGCCTTCGCGCCGGCGGATGCGCAAGGACCGCTCGCCGCACTCTACGCGTTCGATCGCGAGACCGCGAGCGTGCGGGATCACGTCAACCAGGCGCTGCCGGGCGAGATCCGGTTGCAATGGTGGCGCGACCGGCTCGCCTCGGACGCGGTCGATCCGCTGGCGGCCGGGGAGGGCTCGCCCGTGGCCGGCGCGTTCATGGCGACGATGCGCCGGTTCGATCTGCCGGTTGCGATCGCGGAGCGCCTGATCGACGCCCGCATCTTCGACCTCTATGACGACACCATGCCGGACCGCACCGCGTTGGAAGCCTATGCGGGAGAGACCGCATCGACGATTCTGATGCTGGCCGCGATGATCCTAGACCGCAACGCGGCCCAGCGCTGCGCCGATATCGCCGGCCATGCCGGCGTCGCTCTGACGATCGCCACCGTTCTGGAGCGCGGCGTGACGCGGCCGGAGCGCGCGCAAGCCTTCGTGCCGGACGAGATCTTCGAGGCGGCGGGTGTCACGCGCGCGCAGTGGGCGGCCGAACCGAGCCAGGACAGCCCGGTGACGCAGGCGCTGATGGCGCTCGCCACGGAGCATCATGCCAAGGCTCGTCGCCTTTGGCCGGCGCTGCCGCGGAGCGTTCGGCCCGCGTTCCTGCCGGTCACGCTCGTCCCGGCGCGGTTGCAGGCGGCCGCAGGCGCGATCGGGAGCCGCCCGGCATCGCCGCCGCGCGGCGTCGGACCGTTCAGGCGCAGCTTTCTCTACTGGCGCGCGCTGCGCGCCCGGCAGACAACGGCATGA
- a CDS encoding Mth938-like domain-containing protein has protein sequence MSETSVRDAHYPRPAPIDSYGNGGFRFADMSHRGSLLCLPSGLYGWGATVERPFEGERLLKALNEAEGIRFMLFGTGPEIRRLPPALMERFRRASISVDPMSTGAAVRTYNIMLSEGRPVGAALVAVE, from the coding sequence ATGTCCGAGACGAGCGTACGAGACGCGCATTATCCGCGTCCCGCGCCGATCGACTCCTACGGCAACGGCGGCTTCCGCTTCGCCGACATGTCGCATCGTGGCTCGCTCCTCTGCCTGCCGTCCGGTCTCTATGGCTGGGGGGCGACGGTGGAGCGGCCCTTCGAGGGCGAGCGGCTCCTGAAGGCGCTAAACGAAGCCGAAGGCATCCGCTTCATGCTGTTCGGCACGGGTCCCGAAATCCGGCGCCTGCCGCCGGCGCTCATGGAGCGCTTCCGCCGCGCCAGCATCTCGGTCGATCCGATGTCGACGGGCGCGGCGGTGCGCACCTACAACATCATGCTCTCGGAGGGACGGCCGGTCGGCGCCGCGCTCGTTGCCGTCGAGTGA
- the secD gene encoding protein translocase subunit SecD, with protein sequence MLHFTRWKTILIWLIVALGVLAALPNVLSQRQIDALPSFMPSQPMTLGLDLQGGSYLLLEVDRASLVAERLQNTRDQVRQALRGAGIAYSGLSDEGQRIDFRLRDPSQSAAARTALQQLLAPVSSGMLTGGSVTELSLAEPQPGVFNLTLTDEGINYRLSNAVAQSIEVVRRRVDEVGTTEPIIQAQGLDRIMVQVPGLQDPDRLAALLDQTAQLTFRLVDTQNSAEAVASGSARAPAGTELLYTTDDPPFPILVQRQVMVSGENLSGAQAGFNSQTNEPVVNITFDSRGAQQFGAVTQQNVNRPFAIVLDNQVLSAPNINEPILGGQAQISGNFTVQSANDLAVLLRAGALPATLDIIEERTVGPGLGADSVEAGQLAAIVAAVFVVVFMIVCYGFLGLIANVALIANVIILVALLSFLGATLTLPGIAGIVLTMGMAVDSNVLIYERILEERRAGRSVIQAIDAGFNKALGTIMDANITSLIAAGILFFLGSGPVRGFAVTLALGIFTTIFTALTLTRWLVSYWVKRRRPKEVPRGWVSPIPHGTRLRFMAVRKWGFGATLALSLGAVAGFAATGVNYGIDFTGGTVIEARAKTGEADVAQIRADLSGLVEGDVQVQEFGSPSDVLIRYAVQEVDQQTPQTSINAVRGALEADYDLSRVEVVGPTVSGELALAAILGLLGALAGISFYVWVRFEWQFAIGALVATAHDALMVLGFLVVTQLEFNLSTIAAILTVIGYSLNDTVVVFDRIRENLRKFKKMTISDVIDLSLNETLSRTILTAATTLLALVALYVFGGGVIQTFVAPMIVGVLVGIYSSIFIAAPVLIFFQLRKTNAKGEVIEEEVDRRGEITGSTPTPQGRT encoded by the coding sequence ATGCTGCATTTCACGCGCTGGAAGACGATACTTATCTGGCTGATCGTCGCACTCGGGGTGCTGGCTGCGCTTCCGAACGTCCTGAGCCAGCGCCAGATCGACGCCCTGCCGTCCTTCATGCCGAGCCAGCCGATGACGCTTGGCCTCGATCTGCAGGGCGGTTCGTACCTCCTCCTGGAAGTCGACCGTGCCTCGCTCGTCGCCGAGCGTCTGCAGAACACGCGCGATCAGGTGCGACAGGCCCTGCGCGGTGCCGGCATCGCCTATAGCGGCCTTTCGGACGAGGGGCAGCGGATCGACTTCCGCCTGCGCGATCCCTCGCAGTCTGCCGCAGCACGCACCGCGCTCCAGCAGCTCCTTGCGCCCGTTTCGTCGGGCATGCTCACGGGCGGTTCGGTCACCGAACTGTCCCTCGCCGAGCCGCAGCCGGGGGTTTTCAACCTCACGCTGACGGACGAGGGCATCAACTACCGGCTTTCAAACGCCGTAGCGCAGTCGATCGAGGTCGTTCGCCGGCGCGTCGATGAGGTCGGAACCACGGAACCGATCATCCAAGCCCAGGGTCTCGACCGCATCATGGTGCAGGTCCCTGGTCTGCAGGATCCCGATCGCCTCGCAGCGCTTCTCGATCAGACCGCGCAGCTTACGTTCCGGCTCGTGGACACGCAGAACTCGGCAGAGGCCGTGGCTTCGGGCAGCGCCCGCGCACCGGCCGGAACGGAACTCCTCTACACGACCGACGATCCGCCGTTCCCCATCCTTGTGCAGCGTCAGGTGATGGTCTCGGGCGAGAATCTGAGCGGCGCACAGGCCGGCTTCAACTCGCAGACGAACGAGCCGGTGGTGAACATCACCTTCGATTCGCGCGGGGCCCAGCAGTTCGGCGCGGTCACGCAGCAGAATGTGAACCGGCCCTTCGCGATCGTGCTCGACAATCAGGTGCTCTCGGCGCCCAACATCAACGAGCCGATCCTCGGTGGTCAGGCGCAGATCTCCGGCAATTTCACCGTTCAGTCGGCTAACGATCTTGCGGTGCTCCTGCGCGCGGGCGCGCTGCCGGCGACGCTCGACATCATCGAGGAGCGGACGGTCGGACCCGGGCTAGGCGCCGATTCGGTCGAGGCCGGTCAGCTCGCGGCGATCGTCGCGGCTGTCTTCGTCGTCGTCTTCATGATCGTCTGCTACGGCTTCCTCGGGTTGATCGCGAACGTGGCGCTGATCGCCAACGTGATCATCCTCGTCGCACTCCTGTCGTTCCTCGGCGCCACGCTGACCCTTCCCGGCATCGCGGGCATCGTGCTGACGATGGGCATGGCGGTCGATTCGAACGTGCTGATCTACGAGCGCATTCTGGAAGAGCGGCGGGCCGGCCGCTCGGTGATCCAGGCGATCGATGCGGGCTTCAACAAGGCCCTCGGCACCATCATGGATGCCAACATCACGTCGCTGATCGCAGCCGGCATCCTGTTCTTCCTCGGCTCCGGTCCGGTGCGCGGCTTTGCCGTCACGCTCGCGCTCGGCATCTTCACGACCATCTTCACGGCCCTGACCCTGACGCGCTGGCTGGTGTCCTACTGGGTCAAGCGCCGCCGCCCGAAGGAAGTCCCACGCGGGTGGGTCTCGCCGATCCCGCACGGCACGCGTTTGCGATTCATGGCGGTGCGCAAATGGGGGTTCGGCGCCACACTTGCGCTGTCGCTCGGAGCCGTTGCGGGCTTCGCGGCTACAGGGGTGAACTACGGCATCGACTTCACGGGCGGTACGGTCATCGAAGCCCGCGCCAAGACAGGCGAGGCGGACGTTGCGCAGATCCGCGCCGACCTGTCCGGTCTCGTGGAAGGCGATGTGCAGGTTCAGGAATTCGGCTCGCCGAGCGACGTCCTGATCCGCTACGCCGTGCAGGAGGTCGATCAGCAGACGCCGCAGACGAGCATCAACGCGGTACGTGGCGCGCTGGAGGCCGATTACGACCTCTCGCGTGTCGAAGTGGTGGGCCCGACGGTTTCCGGCGAACTGGCCTTGGCCGCGATTCTCGGCCTTCTCGGCGCACTCGCTGGCATCTCCTTCTATGTCTGGGTGCGGTTCGAGTGGCAGTTCGCGATCGGCGCCCTTGTCGCGACCGCGCACGATGCGCTGATGGTGCTCGGGTTCCTCGTCGTGACGCAGCTCGAGTTCAACCTGTCCACCATCGCCGCCATCCTCACGGTGATCGGGTACTCGCTGAACGATACGGTCGTGGTATTCGACCGAATCCGCGAGAATCTGCGCAAGTTCAAGAAGATGACGATCTCGGACGTAATCGACCTCTCTCTCAACGAGACGCTGTCTCGCACGATCCTGACGGCCGCGACGACGCTGCTCGCACTTGTGGCGCTCTACGTCTTCGGCGGTGGCGTCATTCAGACCTTCGTCGCCCCGATGATCGTCGGCGTACTCGTCGGCATCTACTCGTCGATCTTCATTGCGGCGCCGGTTCTGATCTTCTTCCAGCTTCGCAAGACCAATGCGAAGGGTGAGGTGATCGAGGAGGAGGTCGACAGGCGCGGCGAGATCACCGGGAGCACGCCCACCCCGCAGGGCCGGACCTGA
- the yajC gene encoding preprotein translocase subunit YajC, producing MFVSPAFAQTAGAAGGTESILISILPFVAVFAIMYFLIIRPQRRNMKKREDMLKNIRRGDTVVTGGGIVAKVTKVMDNGELEVQISEQVKVRVLQAMVADVRVKGEPTAANTK from the coding sequence ATGTTCGTGTCCCCGGCTTTCGCGCAGACCGCAGGTGCGGCTGGTGGTACCGAAAGTATCCTGATTTCGATCCTGCCCTTCGTCGCGGTCTTCGCGATCATGTACTTCCTCATCATCCGTCCGCAGCGCCGCAACATGAAGAAGCGCGAGGACATGCTGAAGAACATCCGCCGCGGCGACACGGTCGTCACCGGCGGCGGCATCGTTGCCAAGGTCACGAAGGTGATGGACAACGGCGAGCTCGAGGTCCAGATTTCAGAGCAGGTCAAGGTGCGCGTCCTTCAGGCGATGGTCGCCGATGTCCGCGTGAAGGGCGAGCCCACCGCCGCCAACACGAAATAG
- a CDS encoding ATP-binding protein, which yields MRDMLAELVATVRRVAAALERSAPPAPELPDLDLADCFVFEPPATLRPVPQVARVPLDILAGIERSKATLLENTRRFAAGLPANNALLWGARGMGKSSLVKAVHAEVNTDHTPLKLIEIHREDIEHLPGLMVHLRDADVPVLLFCDDLSFDGDDASYKSLKAALEGGVEGRPSNVLFYATSNRRHLLPRSMMENEQATAITPGEAVEEKVSLSDRFGLWLGFHACSQDDYLTMVSRYLDAYAIEAEDEEVRRAALEWATTRGSRSGRVAFQFVTDFAASKGMRLG from the coding sequence ATGAGGGACATGCTGGCAGAGCTCGTCGCAACCGTTCGCCGCGTCGCGGCCGCATTGGAGCGAAGCGCGCCGCCCGCGCCCGAACTGCCCGACCTCGATCTGGCCGACTGTTTCGTCTTCGAGCCGCCCGCCACGCTGCGTCCTGTGCCGCAGGTGGCGCGCGTGCCGCTCGACATCCTCGCGGGGATCGAGCGGTCCAAAGCGACGCTTCTGGAGAACACCCGTCGTTTCGCGGCCGGCCTGCCGGCCAACAACGCCCTCCTGTGGGGAGCGCGCGGCATGGGCAAGTCCTCGCTGGTGAAGGCAGTCCACGCCGAAGTGAACACCGATCACACACCGTTGAAGCTGATCGAGATCCACCGCGAGGACATCGAGCACCTGCCCGGCCTCATGGTGCATCTGCGCGACGCCGACGTGCCGGTGCTCCTGTTCTGCGACGATCTTTCGTTCGACGGCGACGATGCCTCCTACAAGTCACTGAAGGCGGCGCTGGAGGGCGGCGTCGAGGGCCGTCCGTCCAACGTCCTCTTCTACGCCACGTCCAACCGCCGCCATCTCCTGCCCCGCTCGATGATGGAGAACGAGCAGGCGACCGCGATCACGCCCGGCGAGGCGGTCGAGGAGAAGGTTTCGCTTTCGGATCGATTCGGCCTCTGGCTGGGCTTCCACGCCTGCTCCCAGGACGACTATCTGACGATGGTCTCGCGCTATCTCGATGCCTACGCCATCGAGGCCGAGGATGAAGAGGTGCGCCGCGCCGCGCTCGAATGGGCGACGACGCGCGGCAGTCGCTCGGGGCGCGTCGCCTTTCAGTTCGTCACCGACTTCGCCGCCTCCAAGGGCATGCGCCTCGGCTGA
- a CDS encoding M23 family metallopeptidase codes for MSERVMVSLKRGWVRSVAIVGVAAAVAGCSNDVARLNDGFYTGAMPQQAPAQQSVASNTYGMGGVDTTNTGSIQSQYPASAGQGTGYGASSGVERSQLPPPPGAAYQSAPQPGAMQATNFPSEPAQQQQASSTVPQTRPAAAPTQSATAQPGGTVTVAAGDSLGAIARRTGVSVADLRSANNITGDNIRIGQTLTLPGGASQNTRVAALGAPETTLQAQAATQASQPSAATPAAQPALQQPAPQQPAQAAATTPAAPAATQPAPAAPAAPATTVAAETEREVASLAPQSTGISQFRWPVQGRVVNGFGDRVGSRRNDGVNISVPRGTPVKAAENGVVIYAGEGLKEFGKTVLVKHDNGLVTVYGHADEILVERGATVTRGQDIAKAGMTGETETPMLHFEVRKDSTPVDPMTYL; via the coding sequence ATGAGTGAGCGCGTCATGGTGAGCTTGAAGCGCGGTTGGGTGCGTTCGGTCGCAATCGTCGGTGTGGCGGCGGCGGTCGCCGGCTGCAGCAACGATGTCGCAAGGCTCAACGACGGGTTCTACACCGGCGCGATGCCGCAGCAGGCCCCCGCGCAGCAGTCCGTCGCCTCCAACACTTACGGCATGGGAGGTGTCGACACGACGAACACCGGCTCAATACAGTCCCAGTACCCGGCTTCGGCCGGGCAGGGCACGGGTTACGGTGCTTCGTCGGGCGTGGAGCGTTCGCAGCTTCCCCCGCCTCCGGGCGCTGCCTACCAGTCGGCTCCGCAGCCTGGCGCCATGCAGGCGACGAACTTCCCTTCCGAACCCGCTCAGCAGCAGCAGGCGTCCTCGACCGTCCCGCAGACGCGTCCGGCCGCCGCGCCGACCCAGTCCGCGACGGCCCAGCCGGGCGGCACCGTGACGGTCGCCGCCGGCGACTCGCTCGGGGCGATCGCGCGCCGCACCGGCGTCAGCGTCGCGGACCTTCGCAGCGCGAACAACATCACCGGCGACAACATCCGCATCGGTCAGACGCTGACGTTGCCGGGCGGCGCCTCGCAGAACACCCGCGTCGCCGCGCTCGGTGCGCCCGAGACGACGCTGCAGGCGCAGGCCGCCACGCAGGCGAGCCAGCCCTCTGCCGCCACCCCGGCCGCGCAGCCCGCGCTCCAGCAGCCGGCGCCTCAGCAGCCGGCACAGGCCGCTGCGACGACGCCCGCCGCGCCTGCCGCGACGCAGCCCGCGCCTGCGGCTCCGGCCGCCCCTGCGACCACCGTCGCGGCCGAGACGGAGCGCGAGGTCGCTTCGCTCGCCCCGCAGTCGACCGGCATCAGCCAGTTCCGTTGGCCGGTGCAGGGCCGCGTCGTCAACGGCTTCGGCGATCGCGTCGGCTCGCGCCGCAATGACGGCGTCAACATTTCCGTGCCGCGCGGCACGCCGGTGAAGGCAGCCGAGAACGGCGTCGTCATCTACGCCGGCGAGGGGCTGAAAGAGTTCGGCAAGACCGTTCTCGTCAAGCACGACAACGGCCTCGTCACCGTCTACGGGCATGCCGACGAGATTCTCGTCGAGCGCGGCGCGACGGTCACGCGCGGCCAGGATATCGCCAAGGCCGGCATGACCGGCGAGACGGAAACGCCGATGCTGCACTTCGAGGTGCGCAAGGATTCGACGCCCGTCGATCCGATGACGTATCTCTGA
- a CDS encoding methyltransferase domain-containing protein, whose translation MTASRDREDLAGFFLRMRSRESVPVKLLEAVEAVPRRLFLPGVEGDLYADQSFPLPCGETTHSAGLALRVVNALKVQPDSRILEIGTGCGYTTALLAKLGARVTTLERYRTLHKAASQRLLDLGLTNVTAILEDGREGYAEGGPYDRVLVHGAFEELPRAFLEQMASPSILVCAIGDPAGRQMLTRNHKAGSRFETESLFLVRTQPLKEGVAQAL comes from the coding sequence ATGACCGCATCGCGCGATCGCGAGGATCTGGCCGGCTTCTTCCTGCGCATGCGCTCTCGCGAGAGCGTTCCGGTGAAGCTTCTGGAGGCGGTGGAGGCGGTGCCTCGGCGCCTGTTCCTGCCGGGCGTCGAGGGCGATCTCTATGCCGACCAGTCCTTCCCGCTGCCCTGCGGGGAGACCACGCATTCGGCGGGCCTCGCATTGCGTGTCGTCAACGCGCTCAAGGTCCAGCCCGACAGCCGTATCCTGGAGATCGGCACCGGCTGTGGCTACACGACGGCGCTCCTGGCAAAGCTCGGCGCGCGAGTGACGACGCTGGAACGATACCGGACGCTTCACAAGGCGGCGAGCCAGCGGCTTCTCGACCTCGGCCTGACGAACGTGACCGCGATCCTTGAAGACGGGCGTGAGGGCTATGCCGAGGGCGGACCGTATGACCGCGTCCTCGTCCATGGCGCCTTCGAGGAACTTCCGCGTGCCTTTCTGGAACAGATGGCATCGCCGAGCATCCTCGTCTGCGCCATCGGGGATCCTGCCGGGCGGCAGATGCTGACGCGCAACCACAAGGCCGGCAGCCGTTTCGAGACGGAATCGCTGTTCCTTGTTCGCACCCAGCCGCTGAAGGAAGGTGTCGCGCAGGCTTTGTGA